A stretch of DNA from Gambusia affinis linkage group LG24, SWU_Gaff_1.0, whole genome shotgun sequence:
attttaaccaaacattcaccagacagacacacctgcagcttttgttaaagtttaatcagtttttttattgattttgaaaaatttattttgcatgattttgttattttttattacttatgtgaattattgtcatttttggtccttaaaataccccAAATTTCCAcgtaactttatatttttggttgtctgatgatgtaatttttaaatattaaatgattgataggtagttactcagtacttgagcaGACGTTTTTACTCTTCAGTAATTTCTACTActacgttttacttttacttgaataaaaacatgttgaagtagtgctagaCTTAtctgagtacaatttttggatACTTTATATGGTGACAGATTTAATCtctatatttatacatttaaatattttgtataaaactaACATCTTGCAGCTTGAGTGGGTTAAAAAAGTAGCAGCCGTCTCTTTGGTGCCCCAATGAGCCGCTGAGATGCTAATAGGATCCAGAGGCTAATGATGCTACATTACCATGAAGCCTGTTAAAGAGAAACCTGATTCCAGACACTCTCACTTCGTCTCAGGAGACGCTTTTAATAGCACCCAGCTTTTCATGTAGTAGGTCAAACTGCAATtatagtccaaaaaaaaaatcctggcacagattttttattttttattaaaccccGATTAAGTGGTTTGCTACTTTCTTCCCACATCGAGGCTTCTTTTTATTATGCTTCTATTATTTATTCTTAGCTAATTAATCTTTCTGTTACTTGTTTTGTCAGACTACAAAGCTTTCCAGGAAGCTTCAGAGAGATTTCAACCTTACATCAAGTTCTTTGCAACATTCGATAAATCTGTAAGTAATAAGAGTGCCGTTCTTTCCATGTGTGGATTTTAACAATTAAttatttgatcagattttttttgctgctctgaaatgtttcatatttacaaatttaaaaataaataaaaatagtgagcgttaaaagaaaatgtagcagAACAGGGTAAGGTAAGGGCTGATGATGTGAATGAAGGCCTGGGAAAGAAAAACGGCTGGATGTTCAACTTCTCAAAAAGAATTAGTGCATCAGCACCTCTAAGGCTAATCAACATGTATCGCTTGTTAGCAATACATGATACTTTCAGCGTCGGAacgccgggtccagaccgacggGCGCtctttggcaggccccatttaaatttaaattttctagttattgattagtcttttgttttaatgatcCAAAATACTAACAAACTGGTGGCATGAAATGTCCCATTTTATCCAGCtttcactattattattattattgttattatttttaaccagtTATGAGGCAAAGTGGCCAAACCTGAAACTGCTcctgcacaagttactcaacaggtcgttgctaggtaaccaaagagagtGTAACGTAGAGCTGCCACAGCTTCTCTTCTGCCttcatctcccagaatgctctgcggTTCTGGATTTGAGTTCAGATCCAGAACCgcttgggggttttttgtgacTCACACTTTTTCTATATCTAAAAGTGACTGTGCGGTGAAGctaaaaattaaactaaattttttagtttaattaataacaaaatgtgtttaaatgttttagacacattttgtcagaaatatttacaaatggaaaataaacgGAGCATTTGGGATCATCTAACCTCCTCTGGGTGTCAGAGACAGAATCTGAGCCTGAGAACCGGCAAGAGGATGATTTAGTGCAATTTGTAAGAAATAAGCTATGTAGGAATATACAGTATGTTTGTGTGGGTCAGACACACAACGTGTCGACATTTGTGTGCTTGTGGCCTGTATTTGTGTGCGTCATAAACATTGTGTTGATTTTGTGAGCCACTTACATGAAGAGCATTAAGGTTGTGTTTGTGAGTCGTGTGGAAATTAGGGCATAAGCAAATTATCACTGATCTTTAAGATAAGTGATAATTTGCTTATCTTAGAGATAAGTAGATTATCTCtaagataaaaagtaaattattacTTATCTTTAAGATAAGTAATTGTGTGTCTGTAATAATTTGCTGGTCTTAAGCAAATTATTCTCAGGTAAGAGAAGATCCTACATCATCGTCGTCTCCTCCTCGACTCTTTCCTCCTTTTATTGTATGACCTATATCAAAAGCAACAGTGAGAACAACTTTTGCTgctaagaaagaaaataggaCTGGGTTTATTCCTGGCAACAACTAACTATCAAGCAAAGGGCAACCTGTGGAGAGCAACTCTCACCTGACATTATGTTTTTCTAATCTGAACCATTTGCAAATtcaattttctagaaattaatACTATGTTTCTTGAGGACAATGTACATTAGTCAATCACCCCAATTTACATCATTTTTCAAATCGTGGGGGGAACCGGAGCGCCCGGAGAAAACCCCCCACTAACACGGGCAGAACAGACAAACTCCCACAGAAAGAGGCACCCGGTTGAGAACGAAAACCTCGTTTCTGTGACGATGCCGTTTTAACCACTGCCTCACCGTGctgacctttttgttttttagtctAAAATATGAGATGTAATTTGGGGGTTTAAAAATGGTTcaggactcacctggactcttTTGCTAGTATCTtgttttagaggttttcttgcttttctcaCCACAAATGTTTCTCCAATCTCAACCGTTTGCAAATTCAATTTTCTAGAAATGAATACTACCTTTCTCGAGGACAATGTAGATTGGTCAATAActgtaatttatatatttttagaaatctgggggaaaccggagcacccggagaaaacccacgaCCATTTTTTGAGGTCTaaattaagaaatgtattttgcgGTTTTGTAAACGGCTCAGAAATTCACTTGACCTTTTTTCCTAGTTGCTTGATTcaaaagttttcttgtttttctttcatttttgtggaAGAGCCTCAAACTGTGTCGTATCTTTTTCCACACTGATTTCTTTTTGGCCGCTGTCTCCACTGGTTCCTCTGTCACTTCCATGACTCCCATTTCCCTCAGCATGCCTTCCACAAAATCCTTTACCTCCTTGGGAGACGCATCAGGAACATCAGTGTCCTCTGACAGACGGTCCACATTTTGTCTTGGAGGTCGtaatttgtctctgtgttgcagcTCGGTTTTCCTGTTGTCCTgctctgttttgtatttaagcTCACAGCCAGAGTGCAGTTGTTGGTAGGCAGTCAGTTGTTTTAGGAGACTGTCCTTCTCAGCTTTGAGCTTGTTGATCATCTTCATGTCACTCATCATTTTCTCTGAATAAGCCTTCATCTCTTTTTCTACGTTCTGCCTAAATATTTCTTCTTGCTGTatcagagcagaaacatttccttCGTATCTGGCTTTAAGTTCCTGGTAAATAACTGTTGAGAACTGCAGAACGTGTCGAACATGCTTTGTTGTCTTATTTGATTGCCGTTGCAGGAAAGAGAAGTCTTCTGCCTTTCTCCGATTCAGATCGTCCTTTTCTGCTCTCAGTTTTTTGATGAGCTCAATAAGGTCGTTCTTGGTTTTTTCCAAATGAGCGTCTTTCACCCGAGTCATTTCATGCTGGTAACCTTCGTTTTGCTGTCTGAGGGCAGAAACATCTGCTTCATACCTCCTCTTTAGTTCTTGGTATGAACCGTTCATCTGCTCCAGCTCTCTCTGCAGACGTTTATTGGTTTCCTTGAAGCTGCTGATCTGCTTGAACATTTTATCTAGGAGATTTTGGTCCTGCCTGATTTTGTCTTCGTAGACCAGCTGCATGTCAACCTGCAGTTTCTCCTCACCAATGTTTGCTTCGGATTTGGGTCGAAGCTCCTCGTAGCAAGCCTTGATGTGGTCCAGTTCTTGTTGGAGGgcgttatttttttctttttctgccttaATCTGTGACATGAACGCGTCCTCATTGACGATCTGAGCTAAGTCCTCTTGCAGCTGCATTTTCGTCTTGTCTCTTATTTGGCTGCACACCTTGGAAGGGATAACAGCAGGGCTGAGAGTCTCTGGGTTGTTAAACGTTTTCACTGCCTGTAATTCTCTCTTCAGCTCTCTGCTCCTGTTGATGAAAATCTTCTTAACTGTTTTCTGCCTCTCTACCTCAGCTTTTGCGTCCTCCAGTTCTCTTTGGGTGTCGGCCAGCTTTTGGTTCACGTCCAACCGTCTCGCTCTCTCCATTTCCAAAAGAGAGCCAAGTCTTTGTATCTCTCTTTGGAAATCAATGGGAGGAGATCTGTTCTCTACGCAGCCTTGCTGATGTTGTTCAGCTGTCTCACCGTTGGAGTAACGTTGGCTTTGATGTGacatgttttcacaaaacaatGCTTGTTCAAATCCGACTTTATCTGCAAACAATCTCACTCTAAAAGTGCTTTGCGTACGTCTGAACTT
This window harbors:
- the LOC122827299 gene encoding paramyosin-like; this encodes MSHQSQRYSNGETAEQHQQGCVENRSPPIDFQREIQRLGSLLEMERARRLDVNQKLADTQRELEDAKAEVERQKTVKKIFINRSRELKRELQAVKTFNNPETLSPAVIPSKVCSQIRDKTKMQLQEDLAQIVNEDAFMSQIKAEKEKNNALQQELDHIKACYEELRPKSEANIGEEKLQVDMQLVYEDKIRQDQNLLDKMFKQISSFKETNKRLQRELEQMNGSYQELKRRYEADVSALRQQNEGYQHEMTRVKDAHLEKTKNDLIELIKKLRAEKDDLNRRKAEDFSFLQRQSNKTTKHVRHVLQFSTVIYQELKARYEGNVSALIQQEEIFRQNVEKEMKAYSEKMMSDMKMINKLKAEKDSLLKQLTAYQQLHSGCELKYKTEQDNRKTELQHRDKLRPPRQNVDRLSEDTDVPDASPKEVKDFVEGMLREMGVMEVTEEPVETAAKKKSVWKKIRHSLRLFHKNERKTRKLLNQATRKKGQVNF